One Prinia subflava isolate CZ2003 ecotype Zambia chromosome 8, Cam_Psub_1.2, whole genome shotgun sequence DNA window includes the following coding sequences:
- the PALM gene encoding paralemmin-1 isoform X1, translating into MEVVEASTLQQERLQAIAEKRKRQTEIENKRRQLEDDRRQLQHLKSKALRERWLLEGAPASASEEEEAMKKQMQEDEVKTKELEETIQRLEKELEMLENSNSVASTKENLAEAAAKEEKAEAVPNAQKSPLGTVKADKRVSSSPMKAVEGSDMMKAAMYSVEITVEKDRVTGETKVLSSTTMLPQNHCLQGVKVYEDELKVVHAVSAEDGALQNGAHPLSSSEVDELLHKADEATLSEAVGRQTPAKAGKGSAPGSQKPTPLREITGLQAKVPPGEGTEASQEQPVTMIFMGYQNVEDENETKKVLGLEGTIKAELVVIEDAESKPEPAHKDHTPPNGTALEPAAAQPLGEEGAGGQKPGANATDAKEAEQETDVKKQRCKCCTVM; encoded by the exons ggtcGTGGAGGCCAGCACCCTtcagcaggagaggctgcaggccATCGCG GAGAAGCGGAAGCGTCAGACGGAGATCGAGAACAAAAGGCGGCAGCTCGAGGACGACAGGCGGCAGCTGCAGCATCTCAAG TCCAAGGCTCTGCGAGAGAGATGGCTCCTGGAGGGGGCCCCAGCTTCTGCCTCCGAGGAGGAAGAGGCCATGAAGAAACAGATGCAGGAGGATGAGGTGAAGACCAAGGAGCTGGAGGAAACCATCCAGAG gctggagaaggagctggagatgctggagaaCAGCAACTCAGTGGCTTCGACCAAGGAGAacctggcagaggcagcagccaagGAGGAGAAGGCTGAAGCTGTCCCCAATGCGCAGAag AGTCCCCTGGGCACAGTTAAGG CCGACAAAAGGGTCTCCAGCAGCCCCATGAAGGCAGTGGAAGGCAGTGACATGATGAAGGCGG CCATGTACTCGGTGGAGATCACAGTGGAGAAGGACAGAGTGACTGGGGAGACCAAGGTCCTGTCCAGCACCACCATGCTCCCCCAGAACCACTGTCTGCAGGGGGTCAAAGTGTACGAGGATGAGCTGAAAG TGGTGCATGCGGTGAGTGCCGAGGACGGGGCCCTGCAGAACGGGGCCCACCCGCTCAGCTCCTCCGAGGTGGACGAGCTCCTGCACAAGGCGGACGAGGCCACCCTGAGCGAAGCCGTCGGGCGCCAGACCCCAGCCAAGGCTGGCAAGGGCAGCGCCCCGGGCAGCCAGAAGCCAACGCCGCTGCGAGAGATCACCGGGCTGCAAGCCAAGGTGCCACCGGGCGAGGGGACAGAGGCCAGCCAGGAGCAACCCGTCACCATGATCTTCATGGGCTACCAGAACGTGGAGGATGAGAACGAGACCAAGaaggtgctggggctggagggcaCCATCAAGGCAGAGCTGGTGGTGATCGAGGATGCCGAGAGCAAGCCGGAGCCGGCACACAAGGACCACACACCGCCCAACGGCACCGCGCTGGAGCCGGCGGCCGCGCAGCCGCTGGGCGAGGAGGGCGCGGGCGGGCAGAAGCCGGGTGCCAACGCTACAGATGCCAAGGAGGCCGAGCAGGAGACAGACGTGAAGAAGCAGCGCTGCAAGTGCTGCACGGTGATGTGA
- the PALM gene encoding paralemmin-1 isoform X2 — protein MEVVEASTLQQERLQAIAEKRKRQTEIENKRRQLEDDRRQLQHLKSKALRERWLLEGAPASASEEEEAMKKQMQEDEVKTKELEETIQRLEKELEMLENSNSVASTKENLAEAAAKEEKAEAVPNAQKSPLGTVKVVHAVSAEDGALQNGAHPLSSSEVDELLHKADEATLSEAVGRQTPAKAGKGSAPGSQKPTPLREITGLQAKVPPGEGTEASQEQPVTMIFMGYQNVEDENETKKVLGLEGTIKAELVVIEDAESKPEPAHKDHTPPNGTALEPAAAQPLGEEGAGGQKPGANATDAKEAEQETDVKKQRCKCCTVM, from the exons ggtcGTGGAGGCCAGCACCCTtcagcaggagaggctgcaggccATCGCG GAGAAGCGGAAGCGTCAGACGGAGATCGAGAACAAAAGGCGGCAGCTCGAGGACGACAGGCGGCAGCTGCAGCATCTCAAG TCCAAGGCTCTGCGAGAGAGATGGCTCCTGGAGGGGGCCCCAGCTTCTGCCTCCGAGGAGGAAGAGGCCATGAAGAAACAGATGCAGGAGGATGAGGTGAAGACCAAGGAGCTGGAGGAAACCATCCAGAG gctggagaaggagctggagatgctggagaaCAGCAACTCAGTGGCTTCGACCAAGGAGAacctggcagaggcagcagccaagGAGGAGAAGGCTGAAGCTGTCCCCAATGCGCAGAag AGTCCCCTGGGCACAGTTAAGG TGGTGCATGCGGTGAGTGCCGAGGACGGGGCCCTGCAGAACGGGGCCCACCCGCTCAGCTCCTCCGAGGTGGACGAGCTCCTGCACAAGGCGGACGAGGCCACCCTGAGCGAAGCCGTCGGGCGCCAGACCCCAGCCAAGGCTGGCAAGGGCAGCGCCCCGGGCAGCCAGAAGCCAACGCCGCTGCGAGAGATCACCGGGCTGCAAGCCAAGGTGCCACCGGGCGAGGGGACAGAGGCCAGCCAGGAGCAACCCGTCACCATGATCTTCATGGGCTACCAGAACGTGGAGGATGAGAACGAGACCAAGaaggtgctggggctggagggcaCCATCAAGGCAGAGCTGGTGGTGATCGAGGATGCCGAGAGCAAGCCGGAGCCGGCACACAAGGACCACACACCGCCCAACGGCACCGCGCTGGAGCCGGCGGCCGCGCAGCCGCTGGGCGAGGAGGGCGCGGGCGGGCAGAAGCCGGGTGCCAACGCTACAGATGCCAAGGAGGCCGAGCAGGAGACAGACGTGAAGAAGCAGCGCTGCAAGTGCTGCACGGTGATGTGA